Within Phycodurus eques isolate BA_2022a chromosome 7, UOR_Pequ_1.1, whole genome shotgun sequence, the genomic segment GCGCGGTCGGTTCCAGCGCTGGAGTCGGCTCTGTTCTGGTCCACTTGGGTAATGTTTAGACTAGTCAGATTTAGTTGGGCCAAATCTGGTCCGGTGGTGGAGCCGGGTCAAGTTGGTTCCAAGTGGGTCCGGTGCCAGTCCCGTACAGTTGGGTCCAGTTCGGCCCGTTCAAGTTCACTTGAGTCAAGTTCAGACCACAGTCGAGATTCAGTCGGGCCGGGCCGAATCGGCTTCAGGGCTCGAGCCAGGTCCGGTCAGATTCAGTCGGGTCTatcagtcaagtcaagtctgTTCGTTTCGCcctttaatcacaaaagagtctcaaagggcttcacgggCCCACAGTCGGCAACGATCGACAACATCCCCCCGAttcgggcaaggaaaaactcaaaaccccgcTTGGGGGGGGAAACCCTCCGCAGATGGGGAGGACCCCCCTTCCAGGGTGagcaggctgcaatggatggcGAGTGGGCAACATTGATCACATCGTGCCACCGGCACCAGACTACGTTCATTGTCCGTTTAAAGAGAAGCGGCACTCGTCGATATCGGGTTCTAGTTTAGACCGGTAGATTCAGTTGGGCCAAAAGGGTTCGGTCAGACTCATTCTGGTCTAGTGCATATTGGTCTACTTGGTTCCTACAAAGTCTGGTCTAGTGGCGGAGTCAGTGAGGCCGCATTACACGAGTTGTCATAAACGCACCTGCAGTTGTCGGAGTTTGTCGTACTCGTTCCCCGTCACGTGTTGGACCTCCACGAGTTGAACTTCCATCTCAGCCAACCACACGGCCAACTCCTCCGTCTCCTCCTCAAACTCCTCCCACTCGCACACCAAACCCTGAAAGAGGTCCGGCTGCTTTTTAGACAACATTCCTCGCGGTCCTCTTTAGCTCCTTCCGGGTTCTGTTCCGCGACCTTGAGTCTTCCGCTGATGGACTCCAGTTCGACGTCGAGGCGGTCCCATCTGTGTCCGCAGTCCCGGGCGGCATCCAGCAGGCGGGTCCGCATGGCGCCCCGGAACAGCAAGGTGAGGCTCCGGTTCCTCTGGGCCAGCGTGTCCAGATGAACCAGATGAGCTGCTGCCTCGCACCGCAGCCTCTggtacacaaacacgcacacataaaCGCATACCAGTACGTGCACATCAACACACACCCACATTGGCGAACATGAGCACATACACGTGTACGCGCAAATGTACCCAAGTGCACACGACACGGAGATGaacccacagacacacacacacaaacgagcCGCGTTCCTCACCTCTAACCTCCTGACGCCATCCTTGGCTCCGGCGTAGGTGACCCGGCTCCAGTTGCGGGAGGCCACGGCGTGCTCGGCCAATCGTAGCCAAGCGTCCAGGTGGCCGTGTTCCTTCATGAAGCCGTGCCAAAGCAGCCATCGTCTCTCCAGCCTGCAACAGGAAGCGACGTGGGCGTTCCACGCGTCGTCTCAGGTGTCGATCAAACTCACCGCTCGCACCCCGGCGGGGTCCAGGTGTCCGTCGACTCCTCCGGGGTCGCGTGGTCTTCGGTCCGGGCGGcgacgtcgtcgtcgtcgtcgtcgtcgtcgtggcGGCGGTGCGAAGGGGGCGTGTCTGACCCAGACATGACATCGGCGCGCCGTCGACGTCTGGAGAAGAGGTCGCGGTGAGACGCCGCAGTAGCGCGCCGCCGCTCGCTGCCTTCGGGGGCAACAGTGAGTCGGTGCGCAGTTACCTCAGCGGACGCGACTTGCGTTCCTTCACTTTGTAAAGCGCATTACCGCAATACCGGAGCGGAGAATTACTGCGACTTGCGACCGGCGCTTCTCGTACGTTAGCTGCTAAGCTAGCATGGCGGAGGCTAGGCCTTGGTGCAGGTCTTCCTTCCAGCTATCTTTGTGTTGTGTGGCGATGTTTGCTAATTCCTATCAGCGATGTCATTCTTTGAGTCATCGTGGTGACGAATACGCGAGCTGCCCGTCGGGTCGAAAGCTTTAGACCGGTGCGCGTGTCGCGTGTTGCGCGTCACGGCAGCCCGGCCGCTTCTTCCGCCTTCGCCCGGGCCGGACGGGACACCGTgcctccggcgtgtcctgggtcttttCAGGGTGCGCTCGGAACGCCTAACCAGTTGTCTGGCTTCGCTCAATGTGTAGACACCTCAAAGACCGCGTGAGCACATATCTCTCGTCGAAAACCCTCTAATCTGGTATTTATGAAACTGGGTCACATGTCAGAAGAGTTTTTGGTGCTTCTGTCACTCTTGGCGAAGGTGTCAGGAATCCTTTTTGTCTGCTTCTGACCCAAATCTACGCCGGTATGATTGAACTAAAATGAGAATAATGATTTATTCTAATAATGATGAAAGCCGTGCAGGCTGAGGTTTGAGGTTTGATCTGACCTGAGGTCAGACATGATCGGGACACTGTGACGCCAACAGGAAGTCAGCAGAGCACTAATGACTTGAGTTGGTCAGTTGCATACACGCAATTCAATAGCAGTTTGTGGAACTGCACTTTAGGAGGAGGcgcatgcattttatttgtccacttgaggccGCCAACCGTCGACATTCGGCGAATGACcgatgagcagccagcgtgcaggcggCGAGGGCGCGACTTCATTAACCGTACTGCCAGGCCATTCGCCAGCATTGTCACTCACTGCAGCGAATGACCGACGAGCAGCCAGCGCtgtgcaggcgggggagggacttaagtgaacagTGTACTAGTACGACGAGTGgttcgtttgcgcaaggaacggcGTACTACGCAGTCCTGAGCTTTCACTAGCGGCTGGTTCTTCAAGCTAACAGCTAATGTCGAGTCAGTcgagcacatgaaaacaagcagacatttaaaatgtaaattaatcataaatgtatatacatatatacgtctCTAATGCCATGTACTGTAATTGACTgaagccacaagatggcagcaaagcactacttttgtctaaatgaagctcctaaACTCACTTGAACCCTTCCTTAACACTGGGATGCCACCCGACGCCACCGTCGCTTTGGCCTGAGCGCCAAAATTGTGAATAAGGTCATCgtttggagagagaaaaaaaataataataataataaaaaaacagtttgcGGTTTTTCGCCTCAAATGGTACCTTCTGCCACCTAGTGGAGGAGCATTTCATTGTCCTGCTTGTGACTACACGTCGCTGACGACGACGAAAAAAGACAATATTTGGAGTAGATAAATATTCATTTTCAGTAGGTGAAATTGGGTCGTTTCCCGCGGCCCACCTGACGATCTCTCACGGCTCGAACGTTCTCGGCAATCGCCGGCGTCCGACTCGACGCGCGCGACGTCGTCTCCTGGCCTCACAAGGAGTCCATTGAGCGTGCGTCGCCGTGACGACAAACGCTTTTGTCGGTTGACTGGCGCTCAGGTGACAGGCTGCGGTCACACGACACCCGACGCCCGCTATTCAGTCGCTCGCCATTGTGCTGCAACGCTAACACCGGGCTTGTTGTTGGGACGCTTGATACCGTAGCTCACTAAGTCAGCTTTGCGGCTGACGCGCTTCCgtgtttaacaaaacaggcttacgATTTTCACTCGCTGTTGCTCAACTACAACAAAAATCCTGACTTTTTATCTTGAGGCGACAAAACGCCGCACGGCTCCTGCAGAATGAGGAATTGTTTTACGACAACTTCGCAGACAGACaagttaatagatttgttgtTCTTGAGCtggttttaacatttttaattggttTACAATGCGTACataacaaaaactcaaaatcctTACCAAGACgttttatttctagtcaaaagtaattgtaattttttttttttactccttatCGACATGGATGAATTCGTTTGTCAGGacgattttattattattattatttttttaaatcaaactttTTAGCGACTTCCGCATTTGAAAGCACATCTccgctgatgtgcactgctgACACTGCAACATGGCTGTGAactttagagtctccaattcatgcccGTTTGTGgcatgcgggaggaaagcggagcgcccggagagaagccgcgcaggcacggggagaacacgcaaactccacacaggcgggaccggggatcgaaccgcggtccccagaactgtgaggcagacgctgtaaccGGTCGCCCGATTGCAAAATCTTACTTTGTAAAATTGATCTCGTTTCTAGTGAAAACAGTTGACTGCACTTGTTTCAAGagagttttgacttttttccaaatattcaGCAAAACAAAAGGATTTGTTTTAAGATACAAGATCTGATTTTAAGACTTCATATCAAGTCAATACACATACTAGTTGCATTGTTTTCTCTAACTTTAGGGACACAATGTCTTGttccttgtattttttttttttacaaacggGGGTCGGCCAGCGTCAGTCACTtctgttcacattttgttgGTCTTCATGAGGCTCACGTGTTTTGGAATTTGGAATTTTGGAAGCCACCAAGCGGCTGCTGGCAAAtttatgaggggccgttagggacattattcaggattagctctcacacctTCTATTcgaatgctttcacacacattagtggtaatgagagcaagacttgtgcgtatgagagtgtttgagatgtgtttatgagagcctttcagtagtttgtgtgcgtgtgaaagcatttgaattgtTAGTGTGAGCGCTAATCCTGAATAacgtccctaacggcccctcgaACAAACTTTCACGTTGTCATGAGCAGGGTGACGCCTGACCCAGTTACCATGGCGACAGAGGCTCCCACTCCCTCCTAAACAAATAGGCTCTTtggcacgcgcgcgcgcgcacacacacacacacacacacacacacacacacacgatcgcGCGCACGTTTGATTTAAACCGGTTCTCCGGCGCCGCGCAAATGAGGCCCTTCGGTCACACAACATAACACTACACGAATATTGCAACATTACACACGAGAGAACATCGCAAGGACAACAtgacattacacacaacacaatATTACATACGACAACATTACACACCAGATAACATCACAACATGACACACAACATGATTACACAGCACAATATGACACTACACACTACATACCAAAAGAACATTACAGACTACGTAACAACGCAATACACACGCCAAAACGTGTACTTAAAGCGCCACCAACAGGAAGTTGAGTTTTGGCCGGgtcaagcacgcacgcacgcaccaaGCAGGAAGCCAACGTCAAACATTTGCACttcccaaaaatgaaatgaacgcGTGTGCCTCGAACGTCTCTTTTTGTGCGGCACACAAACTTGCGCGAAGAGATCAAACACAAGTGACCTGCTGCCGGACGGCGTCATCTCAAGTCTTGTCCAACTTGAACTTTGCCGAGACGCGAGCGCACACgcgaggaaggaggaggaggaagaggaagaggaagaggaggtgtgGCGCGACGTCAGGTTCCCTTCACAGGTGGCCAggccccgcccccccccgcGCACCTGCACTCACTCACCTGACGCGAGGCCGCAGCTTCTTGCTTCTTTTCGATGTAGCGCTCGCCTGTGACGTTTGTATCCGCTAAACGGcatcaaaagatgaaaacatgtttagcgcgcatgtaaacaaacaacaacagagcACGATGATGTTGCTGCACGGCACCGGAGGGATCTgcgatgaggcagccattttgcatccACACAACAGCAGACAGCAAAAACTAAACGCTGTTATTTATTTCTGAGATACGAACGAAGACGTACGAATTTGTGAAAGGGTCACGACTTATTCCGATGCTATCAAGACAGGAGTTTGGATCGTTGATGCACTTTAATCCGCAGAGTTGGAAGGGCGACACGTGGAAACGTGCAACTCGTACCATTTTTACCGAGCCGCTTGTGTCTTTAGCGTTACGCAAAGACGTGGATTTCGCTGGGCCGCCGCGGCGACATCGAAGTCGTGAGCGTCGGTTCTGATTTTCAGAAATGTGTTTGCGTCTTCGCCGTTACGGCCTCAAATGTGAAATCATcgagaacattttgaaaataggactttgaGCACGGGAGCcatttgcacatataaaccccaggcggtaaaacaaacaaaaactaaatcatGAAGTCAAGAAGGAACAAAAACACGTTAGCGGTATTGATcgaatgatatgaaaatgagtcGCATGTTTACAGCAAACCACAACAATCGCCCATTGTATTTGTGAACAGCAGCGTTatatggaaaaagaaaaaaaataataataaataaatcacaagttGCATACTTAATATTTGGTGGCGAAACTGACAACTGGCTTGAAAACGACAAAAGCAGGGAAGAGGCACGCGTTGGCGAGCGAGCGCGCACTGACCTCGTGACCTCTTTGGCGCGCCCAAGCGGCTTTTTGCGGTCTAGCGTGACCAATGACGCGGCTGTTGTGCTGCTGTCAGCCAATAACAGTGCCATTGTTCACACACGGGGCCAATCGGAGCAGCCCCTGTGGACGCAAATCGGCCAATCAGCTTTCGCAATTGACTCCCCGCCCTctcacgcgcgcgcacacgcacggtTTGATTGAATTTCCCCCCTTTTCCCACGACAAAACTCCCAACAGTTATTTTTGTGTACTTTCCATCGGTAAATACATGtacgttgaagtgagttgaggcatTTCATTTGGACAGAAGTGTGCTTTGATCTCATTTAGGTGCTAATGAACTATGTTCAAGTGAGCCCAGGTGTTTCACTAgaacaaaagtagtgctttgatgTCATCTAGGTGTCAATAAACTATATTAAAGTGAGCTGAGGTGA encodes:
- the si:ch211-137a8.2 gene encoding nesprin-2 isoform X3, with the protein product MTPSGSRRRRRADVMSGSDTPPSHRRHDDDDDDDDVAARTEDHATPEESTDTWTPPGCERLERRWLLWHGFMKEHGHLDAWLRLAEHAVASRNWSRVTYAGAKDGVRRLERLRCEAAAHLVHLDTLAQRNRSLTLLFRGAMRTRLLDAARDCGHRWDRLDVELESISGRLKGLVCEWEEFEEETEELAVWLAEMEVQLVEVQHVTGNEYDKLRQLQVFEDDFLLTPPPDSGCPSETLFEEEGALDKVHRDPPVGPKDGRRRPPSPSSPFHEHLGLEWDPSVDVGRSVSCGDFSYDGASAGLRETTKRRSDIGSLGSDVISR
- the si:ch211-137a8.2 gene encoding nesprin-2 isoform X2; this encodes MTPSGSRRRRRADVMSGSDTPPSHRRHDDDDDDDDVAARTEDHATPEESTDTWTPPGCERLERRWLLWHGFMKEHGHLDAWLRLAEHAVASRNWSRVTYAGAKDGVRRLERLRCEAAAHLVHLDTLAQRNRSLTLLFRGAMRTRLLDAARDCGHRWDRLDVELESISGRLKGLVCEWEEFEEETEELAVWLAEMEVQLVEVQHVTGNEYDKLRQLQSFQRSVCAKCARVNGVLERGEALIQRGAACDAQRVERRLLELLRRCGRVYDSIGRAHARLLSMRLVFEDDFLLTPPPDSGCPSETLFEEEGALDKVHRDPPVGPKDGRRRPPSPSSPFHEHLGLEWDPSVDVGRSVSCGDFSYDGASAD
- the si:ch211-137a8.2 gene encoding nesprin-2 isoform X1; amino-acid sequence: MTPSGSRRRRRADVMSGSDTPPSHRRHDDDDDDDDVAARTEDHATPEESTDTWTPPGCERLERRWLLWHGFMKEHGHLDAWLRLAEHAVASRNWSRVTYAGAKDGVRRLERLRCEAAAHLVHLDTLAQRNRSLTLLFRGAMRTRLLDAARDCGHRWDRLDVELESISGRLKGLVCEWEEFEEETEELAVWLAEMEVQLVEVQHVTGNEYDKLRQLQSFQRSVCAKCARVNGVLERGEALIQRGAACDAQRVERRLLELLRRCGRVYDSIGRAHARLLSMRLVFEDDFLLTPPPDSGCPSETLFEEEGALDKVHRDPPVGPKDGRRRPPSPSSPFHEHLGLEWDPSVDVGRSVSCGDFSYDGASAGLRETTKRRSDIGSLGSDVISR